The following proteins are encoded in a genomic region of Roseinatronobacter sp. S2:
- a CDS encoding potassium transporter TrkG — translation MAHGSRGTVILLVLVAVTAVAMIIPAAVGFTLREHESARAFLYSAALLGSFTALIYLANKSRKPKDRLISHPFFVLSAAYVILPLLMAIPLTEAVPGLRFADAWFEMLSGFTTTGATVLDGVRDGAVPRSVHLWRGITGWLGGLFVLVYVIAILAPMNMGGFEVLAVRNERRMAGPALSKQLMIDYSTGAAPDDTLQRLRLQIGLIAPLYAGFTLLLWVALSMAGNPPLVALILAMSALSTSGIVPGAGWEVAPLTGVTEALLAVFLLLGLSRTFWLAGAREHGARLNLRQIEIAFAAVLLVGLCALFVLTYAFHGEGGGVSTFARELWSVVFNGLSFLTTTGFISSGTDLQDGFFAGPAGIVLLGLALIGGGVATTAGGLKLMRVFALMWQARYELEHLVHPAGVGGHGAHMRGLRTEGAFSAWLFLLIFILGLGVVMAALTILGTTMEDALTYAVAALTTTGPLVHIAGSVSLTWSELGDAQRAVLGAGMVLGRLEFLLLLSVLWPRS, via the coding sequence ATGGCGCATGGTTCGCGTGGAACCGTGATTTTGTTGGTCTTGGTGGCCGTGACTGCCGTGGCAATGATCATTCCCGCGGCAGTCGGCTTTACCTTGCGCGAACATGAAAGTGCGCGTGCCTTCTTGTATTCGGCCGCCCTGTTGGGCAGCTTCACGGCGCTGATCTATCTGGCGAACAAATCGCGCAAGCCCAAAGACAGGCTGATTTCGCACCCGTTCTTCGTGTTGTCGGCGGCCTATGTCATTTTGCCGCTTCTTATGGCCATTCCCCTGACTGAAGCGGTCCCCGGACTTCGCTTTGCGGATGCGTGGTTTGAAATGCTGTCGGGCTTTACCACCACGGGGGCCACGGTGCTGGACGGTGTGCGGGACGGCGCGGTGCCGCGCAGCGTGCACCTGTGGCGCGGCATCACCGGCTGGCTGGGGGGGCTGTTCGTTCTGGTGTATGTGATTGCCATTCTGGCACCAATGAACATGGGCGGGTTCGAGGTGTTGGCCGTGCGCAATGAACGGCGCATGGCCGGACCCGCATTAAGCAAGCAGCTTATGATCGACTACAGCACCGGCGCGGCACCCGATGACACGCTTCAGCGTTTGCGCTTGCAGATCGGGCTGATTGCGCCGCTTTATGCCGGATTTACGCTTTTGCTGTGGGTCGCGCTGTCCATGGCCGGCAACCCGCCGCTTGTGGCGCTTATTCTTGCCATGTCGGCGCTGTCCACATCCGGCATCGTGCCGGGCGCAGGGTGGGAGGTTGCGCCGCTGACCGGGGTGACCGAGGCGCTGCTGGCTGTGTTCTTGTTGCTGGGCCTAAGCCGGACATTCTGGCTTGCTGGCGCGAGAGAGCATGGCGCGCGGCTGAACTTGCGGCAGATCGAAATTGCCTTTGCGGCGGTGTTGCTGGTGGGCTTATGTGCGCTGTTCGTCCTGACATACGCGTTTCACGGCGAGGGGGGGGGCGTGTCCACCTTCGCGCGCGAATTATGGAGTGTTGTCTTCAACGGGCTGTCATTCCTGACGACCACGGGGTTTATCAGCAGCGGCACAGATTTGCAGGACGGCTTCTTTGCGGGGCCTGCGGGCATTGTCCTTTTGGGGCTGGCCCTGATCGGGGGGGGCGTGGCGACAACCGCAGGCGGGCTTAAACTGATGCGGGTTTTCGCGTTGATGTGGCAGGCAAGGTATGAGTTGGAGCATCTGGTTCACCCCGCCGGTGTGGGGGGGCACGGGGCGCATATGCGCGGGTTGCGCACCGAAGGGGCGTTTTCGGCGTGGCTGTTCTTGCTGATCTTCATATTGGGGCTGGGTGTTGTCATGGCGGCCCTGACGATTTTGGGCACGACAATGGAAGATGCGCTGACCTATGCGGTGGCGGCCCTTACAACGACAGGCCCGCTTGTGCATATTGCAGGGTCGGTTTCGCTGACATGGTCCGAACTTGGGGATGCGCAAAGGGCGGTTCTGGGGGCGGGGATGGTGCTTGGCAGGTTGGAATTTCTGTTGCTGTTATCCGTGCTTTGGCCCAGATCGTAG
- the hflX gene encoding GTPase HflX: protein MHPDIRSVDRGRLPEHALSEAQALAYALPGLDVVGAEVVRLPKAHPGLLFGTGKVEELGTRMADLDVDLVLIDGPVSPVQQRNLERAWEVKLLDRTGLILEIFADRARTREGVLQVELAALSYQRTRLVRAWTHLERQRGGLGFVGGPGETQIEADRRAIDEQMVRLRRQLSKVAKTRDLHRAARRKVPFPVVALVGYTNAGKSTLFNRLTGADVLAKDMLFATLDPTMRAVTLPTGKQVILSDTVGFISDLPTQLVAAFRATLEEVLEADLIVHVRDIAHSETESQAQNVRSILADLGVRKETPLVELWNKSDLLDAESAEAVTNRAARVEGVFLASSVTGQGLDGFFDAITLILDDVRHLETLTLGFEQGRARAWLFQQGVVEHEVQTDEGTKLQVFWTDRQKRNFRDLRHGTQG, encoded by the coding sequence TTGCATCCTGATATCAGGTCGGTCGATCGTGGCCGCCTTCCCGAACATGCGTTGTCCGAAGCGCAGGCGCTTGCGTATGCGCTGCCCGGTCTGGATGTTGTCGGCGCAGAGGTGGTGCGCTTGCCAAAGGCGCATCCCGGGCTGTTGTTCGGCACCGGCAAGGTTGAAGAGCTTGGCACCCGCATGGCCGATCTGGATGTGGATCTGGTGCTGATTGACGGGCCGGTCAGTCCGGTGCAACAGCGCAATCTGGAACGCGCATGGGAGGTCAAGCTGCTTGACCGCACCGGCCTTATCCTTGAAATTTTCGCGGACCGCGCGCGCACCCGCGAAGGGGTGTTGCAAGTGGAACTGGCGGCGCTCAGCTACCAGCGCACGCGTCTGGTGCGGGCATGGACCCACCTTGAACGGCAGCGGGGCGGGCTTGGTTTCGTGGGCGGTCCGGGGGAAACCCAGATCGAGGCTGACCGCCGCGCCATTGATGAGCAGATGGTGCGCCTGCGCCGCCAGCTGTCAAAAGTGGCCAAAACCCGCGACCTGCACCGTGCCGCGCGCCGCAAAGTGCCCTTTCCGGTGGTCGCGCTGGTGGGGTATACCAATGCAGGCAAATCCACATTGTTCAACCGCCTGACCGGTGCAGATGTGCTGGCAAAGGACATGCTTTTTGCCACGCTGGACCCGACCATGCGCGCGGTCACCTTGCCCACGGGCAAGCAGGTGATCCTGTCGGACACGGTGGGTTTCATCTCGGACCTGCCGACGCAGCTTGTTGCAGCCTTCCGCGCGACACTTGAAGAAGTGCTGGAAGCAGACCTGATCGTGCATGTGCGTGATATCGCGCATTCGGAAACCGAATCGCAGGCGCAGAATGTGCGGTCAATTCTGGCGGATCTGGGCGTGCGCAAGGAAACGCCACTGGTCGAGTTGTGGAACAAGTCTGATCTTCTGGATGCCGAATCTGCCGAAGCCGTCACCAATCGTGCGGCCCGTGTCGAAGGCGTTTTTCTTGCGTCTTCGGTGACCGGGCAGGGGCTGGACGGGTTTTTTGATGCAATTACCCTTATTCTGGATGATGTGCGCCATCTTGAAACGCTGACCCTTGGATTTGAACAAGGGCGCGCGCGGGCGTGGTTGTTTCAACAAGGTGTTGTCGAGCACGAAGTGCAGACGGATGAGGGAACCAAACTTCAGGTGTTCTGGACAGATCGCCAGAAGCGCAATTTCCGCGATTTGCGGCACGGGACGCAGGGTTAG
- a CDS encoding GGDEF domain-containing protein: protein MSFHRQIIAEKKIPAAPETGAAAHGQNLAMVGPDDTRFDTVFALIRQTTGATHVCAQFNGDAPLPVPVGLNCLEAPLMQQSQRIGTLRAFASSFAPNAEALLSSFAALVVDHAALWLEAHRDALTGAMTRRAFADDLTRALSENRRDGTEYSLIMFDLDNFKAINDSFGHAAGDAVLRTVGAAVQSELRLEDRFGRLGGEEFGVLVAADADTALDIAERVRVAIEQAVAPECPDVRFTASMGVAECDIDCDTVDTLMAQADARLYAAKASGRNAVRGTKALTRKRHIN, encoded by the coding sequence ATGAGTTTCCATCGTCAGATCATCGCAGAGAAAAAGATACCGGCTGCGCCTGAAACAGGGGCGGCAGCGCATGGTCAGAACCTGGCCATGGTTGGACCGGATGATACGCGTTTTGACACTGTATTTGCACTGATCCGCCAAACCACAGGCGCGACACATGTTTGCGCGCAATTCAATGGCGATGCCCCGCTGCCGGTGCCTGTCGGCCTGAATTGCCTTGAAGCGCCATTGATGCAGCAGTCGCAACGCATTGGCACGCTGCGTGCGTTCGCCAGCAGTTTCGCACCGAACGCCGAAGCCCTTTTGTCCAGTTTCGCAGCATTGGTCGTGGATCATGCCGCCCTGTGGCTTGAAGCCCACCGCGATGCGCTGACCGGCGCAATGACACGCCGTGCCTTCGCGGATGATTTGACGCGCGCACTATCGGAAAACCGCCGCGATGGCACAGAATACAGCCTGATCATGTTCGATCTTGATAACTTCAAGGCGATCAATGACAGTTTCGGCCATGCCGCAGGCGATGCGGTGCTGCGCACTGTCGGGGCCGCTGTGCAATCCGAACTGCGCCTTGAAGACCGTTTCGGGCGTCTGGGCGGCGAAGAATTCGGCGTGCTGGTCGCGGCTGATGCAGATACAGCGCTGGACATTGCAGAACGCGTGCGCGTTGCAATCGAACAAGCCGTTGCGCCTGAATGTCCTGATGTCCGTTTTACCGCCAGCATGGGCGTTGCAGAATGCGATATTGACTGTGACACTGTTGATACCCTGATGGCGCAGGCCGATGCGCGCCTGTATGCGGCCAAAGCATCCGGTCGCAATGCGGTGCGCGGGACAAAAGCGCTGACGCGCAAGCGCCATATCAACTGA
- the hfq gene encoding RNA chaperone Hfq → MANDKQNLQDAFLNHVRKNKVPVTVFLINGVKLQGVITWFDNFCVLLRRDGQSQLVYKHAISTIMPGQPISLYEGES, encoded by the coding sequence ATGGCCAATGATAAACAGAACTTGCAGGACGCATTTCTGAACCATGTTCGCAAGAACAAGGTTCCGGTGACGGTATTTCTGATTAACGGTGTCAAACTTCAGGGCGTTATTACCTGGTTTGATAATTTTTGTGTGCTTTTGCGTCGCGATGGCCAAAGCCAGCTTGTGTATAAGCACGCGATTTCAACGATCATGCCGGGCCAGCCCATTTCCCTATATGAAGGTGAAAGCTGA
- a CDS encoding twin-arginine translocase TatA/TatE family subunit, producing the protein MLNNIGPAGFIIIAVVVLVLFGRGKVSALMGEVGKGITSFKKGLNDGSEELENKNGEASSTPRDVTPETEHEKDKA; encoded by the coding sequence ATGCTCAATAATATTGGCCCGGCGGGCTTTATCATCATCGCAGTCGTCGTTCTTGTCCTGTTCGGACGCGGCAAGGTCAGCGCCCTGATGGGCGAGGTCGGCAAAGGGATCACATCCTTCAAGAAGGGTCTGAACGATGGCTCCGAGGAGCTGGAGAACAAAAACGGCGAGGCGTCCAGCACACCCCGTGACGTGACGCCGGAAACCGAACACGAAAAAGACAAAGCCTGA